Proteins found in one Thermaerobacter subterraneus DSM 13965 genomic segment:
- a CDS encoding bifunctional folylpolyglutamate synthase/dihydrofolate synthase produces MQERKTGAEGRAPGQEAVAYLQGLGRFGMRLGLERIRGLLERLGHPEEGLPPVYHITGTNGKGSTASLMEAILRAAGYRTALFTSPHLVHYEERFRFDGRPVSGVELAAAVEQVRRAAAALAAGGGVEPPTEFEVATAVFFLLVQARRPDAVVLEVGLGGRYDATNTVPRPMVAVVTNVALDHTDRLGPTVEAIAYDKAGIARPGVPLVTGALDPAALAVLRREAAALGAPLWEVRPEEAAPEARDPRDQGGPAAVATYRLRSAGPDGSCWDYRGPAPVPARWDRLPLALAGPHQVANAAVAVTALLAAAATERGLPVTREAVERGLAAARWPGRMERVRWRGREIWLDGAHNPAGMAALARTVAALWPDRRVVLVAGMLDDKDVEKAAAAIAPVAARAVVTEPPSPRAARAERLAGALAAHGVAVAVQREPLAALERALQEAGPGQPVLVCGSLYLVGTVRAQLLVPTAAPGG; encoded by the coding sequence TTGCAGGAACGCAAGACCGGTGCGGAGGGACGGGCGCCGGGCCAGGAGGCGGTGGCCTACCTGCAGGGGCTCGGCCGCTTCGGCATGCGCCTGGGGCTGGAGCGCATCCGTGGCCTGCTGGAGCGGCTGGGCCACCCCGAGGAGGGCCTGCCGCCCGTCTACCACATCACCGGAACCAACGGCAAGGGGTCGACGGCCAGCCTGATGGAGGCCATCCTGCGGGCGGCGGGCTACCGGACGGCCCTCTTCACCTCCCCCCATCTGGTCCACTACGAGGAGCGGTTCCGCTTCGACGGCCGGCCGGTGTCGGGGGTGGAGCTGGCCGCCGCCGTCGAGCAGGTGCGGCGGGCAGCGGCGGCCCTGGCGGCCGGCGGAGGGGTGGAGCCGCCCACGGAGTTCGAGGTGGCGACGGCCGTGTTCTTCCTGCTGGTCCAGGCGCGGCGGCCCGACGCCGTGGTGCTGGAGGTGGGGCTGGGCGGCCGCTATGACGCCACCAACACGGTGCCGCGGCCGATGGTGGCGGTGGTCACCAACGTGGCCCTGGACCACACCGACCGGCTGGGGCCCACGGTGGAAGCCATCGCCTACGACAAGGCGGGCATCGCCCGGCCCGGCGTCCCCCTGGTGACGGGCGCCCTGGATCCGGCGGCCCTGGCGGTCCTGCGCCGGGAGGCGGCGGCCCTGGGGGCGCCCTTGTGGGAGGTGCGCCCCGAGGAGGCGGCGCCGGAGGCGCGGGATCCGCGGGACCAGGGCGGGCCGGCGGCCGTGGCCACCTACCGGCTTCGCTCGGCGGGTCCGGACGGGTCCTGCTGGGACTACCGGGGGCCGGCCCCGGTCCCCGCCCGCTGGGACCGGCTGCCCCTGGCCCTGGCCGGACCGCACCAGGTGGCCAACGCCGCGGTGGCGGTGACGGCGCTGCTGGCGGCCGCCGCGACGGAACGGGGCCTGCCGGTGACCCGGGAGGCGGTGGAACGCGGCCTGGCCGCTGCGCGCTGGCCCGGCCGCATGGAGAGGGTCCGGTGGCGGGGCCGGGAAATCTGGCTGGATGGGGCCCACAACCCGGCCGGCATGGCGGCCCTGGCCCGGACGGTGGCGGCCCTCTGGCCCGATCGCCGGGTGGTGCTGGTGGCCGGCATGCTGGACGACAAGGACGTGGAAAAGGCGGCGGCCGCCATCGCCCCGGTGGCGGCGCGGGCGGTGGTGACGGAGCCCCCCTCGCCCCGGGCCGCCCGGGCGGAGCGGCTGGCCGGGGCGCTGGCCGCACATGGGGTGGCGGTGGCCGTCCAGCGGGAGCCTCTGGCGGCCCTGGAGCGGGCCCTGCAGGAAGCAGGACCGGGCCAGCCCGTGCTGGTCTGCGGCAGCCTCTACCTGGTGGGGACGGTGCGCGCCCAGCTGCTGGTCCCCACGGCGGCACCCGGCGGCTGA
- the guaB gene encoding IMP dehydrogenase gives MAGGTGRAAAGKIAGEGLTFDDVLIIPAASEVLPRDVDVSTRLTRQLRIRIPLVSAAMDTVTEARLAIALAREGGIGIIHKNMPPERQAAEVDKVKRSEHGVIVDPFSLSPHHRVRDALELMARYHISGVPIVDGHGILVGIITNRDVRFEEDLERSIAEVMTREGLVTAPEGTTLARAREIMRQHKIEKLPLVDGAGRLRGLITIKDIEKAIRYPNAAKDERGRLLVGAAVGVGPAGLERADALVEAGVDVLVVDSAHGHTRNVLETVQALKRRHPQVPLIAGNVVTAEGTRALIEAGADAVKVGVGPGSICTTRVVTGAGFPQLSAILDCSQEADRFDVPVIADGGIKYSGDIVKALAAGASAVMIGSLFAGTEEAPGELEIFQGRSFKVYRGMGSLGAMKEGGAERYFQEGEAKFVPEGVEGRVPYRGPLSETVFQLVGGLRAGMGYAGAPDIETLRRQARFVRITSASLVESHPHDVTVTKEPPNYWLGRF, from the coding sequence CTGGCCGGAGGAACCGGCCGCGCGGCCGCCGGCAAGATCGCCGGCGAAGGACTCACCTTTGACGACGTGCTGATTATCCCCGCAGCCTCGGAAGTGCTTCCCCGCGACGTCGACGTCTCCACCCGCCTGACCCGCCAGCTGCGCATCCGCATCCCTCTGGTCTCCGCCGCCATGGACACCGTCACCGAGGCCCGCCTGGCCATCGCCCTGGCGCGGGAGGGCGGCATCGGCATCATCCACAAGAACATGCCGCCCGAGCGGCAAGCGGCCGAGGTCGACAAGGTCAAGCGCTCCGAGCACGGGGTGATCGTCGACCCCTTCTCCCTCTCACCCCATCACCGGGTGCGCGATGCCCTGGAGCTCATGGCGCGCTACCATATTTCCGGTGTCCCCATTGTCGACGGCCACGGGATCCTGGTGGGGATCATCACCAACCGGGACGTGCGCTTCGAGGAGGATCTGGAGCGGTCCATCGCCGAGGTGATGACCCGGGAGGGCCTGGTGACGGCGCCCGAGGGCACCACCCTGGCCCGGGCCCGGGAGATCATGCGGCAGCACAAGATCGAGAAGCTGCCGCTGGTCGACGGCGCGGGCCGGCTGCGGGGGCTCATCACCATCAAGGACATCGAGAAGGCGATCCGCTACCCCAACGCGGCCAAGGACGAGCGGGGGCGCCTTCTGGTAGGAGCGGCGGTGGGCGTGGGCCCGGCGGGCCTCGAGCGGGCCGATGCCCTGGTGGAAGCCGGCGTCGACGTGCTGGTGGTCGACAGCGCCCACGGCCACACGCGCAACGTCCTGGAGACGGTCCAGGCCCTCAAGCGGCGCCATCCCCAGGTGCCCCTCATCGCCGGCAACGTGGTGACCGCCGAGGGCACCCGGGCGCTGATCGAAGCGGGGGCCGACGCCGTCAAGGTGGGCGTGGGGCCGGGCTCCATCTGCACGACCCGGGTGGTGACGGGGGCCGGCTTCCCCCAGCTCAGCGCCATCCTGGACTGCAGCCAGGAGGCGGACAGGTTCGACGTGCCGGTCATTGCCGACGGGGGCATCAAGTATTCGGGCGACATCGTCAAGGCCCTGGCCGCCGGCGCCAGCGCGGTGATGATCGGCAGCCTGTTCGCCGGAACCGAGGAGGCGCCGGGCGAGCTGGAGATCTTCCAGGGCCGCAGCTTCAAGGTGTACCGGGGCATGGGCTCCCTGGGCGCCATGAAGGAGGGGGGCGCGGAACGCTACTTCCAGGAAGGCGAGGCGAAGTTCGTCCCCGAAGGGGTGGAGGGCCGCGTACCCTATCGCGGCCCCCTGTCGGAGACGGTCTTCCAGCTGGTGGGCGGCCTGCGGGCGGGCATGGGCTACGCCGGGGCGCCGGACATCGAGACCTTGCGCCGCCAGGCCCGGTTCGTCCGCATCACCAGCGCCAGCCTGGTCGAGAGCCACCCCCACGACGTCACGGTGACCAAGGAGCCCCCCAACTACTGGCTGGGCCGGTTCTGA
- the murC gene encoding UDP-N-acetylmuramate--L-alanine ligase, whose amino-acid sequence MEEPGYAPPMDWSGKRVHFIGIGGYGMSGLARVLLARGARVSGSDVRPSDRTRWLAGNGAEVHIGHDARHVAGADLVVYNTDVPADNPELVAARQAGIPVWHRSQVLADLLNHRQAVAVTGTHGKTTTTAMTGLVLVAGGLDPTVLVGGEVPEFGAATARLGHGPWVVAEACESDGTFLRYFPRIAVVTNVEPEHLDHYEGDFRRLLDAFRGFLGNVRPGGLVVACGDHPVVRQLLAGLPAGRVRVARYGVEAEDCHLRARDVQTGPEGTRFSVWQEGRPLGEVTLAVPGEHNVLNALAALAVGLEVGVPFGVAAQALAGFHGAKRRFQVIHDRDGILVVDDYAHHPTEIRATLRAARQRRGAAGRVIAVFQPQRYSRTRLLMDEFARAFGDADKVILTEIYAPPGERPIPGVSSAVLAERIAQEEGRPVDLFASREDLIEHLLATVRPGDLVLTMGAGDIWTVARDLARRLQAVTPA is encoded by the coding sequence ATGGAGGAACCGGGGTACGCGCCCCCCATGGACTGGTCGGGCAAGCGGGTGCACTTCATCGGTATCGGCGGTTACGGCATGAGCGGCCTGGCGCGCGTGCTCCTGGCCCGGGGCGCCCGGGTCAGCGGGTCGGACGTGCGCCCCTCCGATCGCACCCGGTGGCTGGCCGGGAACGGGGCGGAGGTCCACATCGGCCATGACGCCCGCCACGTGGCGGGTGCGGACCTGGTGGTCTACAACACCGACGTGCCGGCCGACAACCCGGAGCTGGTCGCCGCCCGCCAGGCGGGCATCCCCGTCTGGCACCGTTCCCAGGTCCTGGCCGACCTGCTCAACCACCGGCAGGCCGTGGCGGTGACGGGCACCCACGGCAAGACCACCACCACGGCCATGACGGGCCTGGTGCTGGTGGCCGGCGGGCTCGATCCCACGGTGCTGGTGGGCGGCGAGGTGCCGGAGTTCGGCGCCGCCACGGCGCGGCTGGGACATGGTCCCTGGGTGGTGGCCGAAGCCTGCGAGAGCGACGGCACCTTCCTGCGCTACTTCCCCCGGATCGCCGTGGTCACCAACGTGGAGCCCGAGCACCTGGACCACTACGAGGGCGACTTCCGGCGGCTGCTGGATGCCTTTCGGGGCTTCCTCGGCAACGTGCGGCCGGGCGGCCTGGTGGTGGCCTGCGGCGACCACCCCGTGGTCCGGCAGCTGCTGGCCGGCCTGCCGGCGGGCCGGGTCCGGGTCGCCCGTTACGGCGTGGAGGCCGAGGACTGCCACCTGCGGGCCCGGGACGTCCAGACCGGACCGGAGGGAACGCGCTTCAGCGTCTGGCAGGAGGGCCGGCCCCTGGGGGAGGTCACCCTGGCGGTGCCGGGGGAGCACAACGTGCTGAACGCCCTGGCCGCCCTGGCGGTGGGGCTGGAGGTGGGCGTTCCCTTCGGCGTCGCGGCGCAGGCCCTGGCGGGGTTCCACGGTGCCAAGCGGCGCTTCCAGGTGATCCACGACCGGGACGGCATCCTGGTGGTGGACGACTACGCCCATCACCCGACGGAGATCCGTGCCACCCTGCGCGCGGCGCGGCAGCGCCGGGGCGCCGCGGGGCGGGTCATCGCCGTCTTCCAACCCCAGCGCTATTCCCGCACCCGCCTGCTGATGGACGAGTTCGCCCGGGCTTTCGGCGACGCCGACAAGGTGATCCTTACGGAGATCTACGCCCCGCCGGGCGAGCGCCCCATCCCTGGCGTCTCCAGCGCCGTCCTGGCCGAGCGCATCGCCCAGGAAGAGGGGCGGCCCGTGGATCTCTTCGCCAGCCGGGAGGACCTGATCGAGCACCTGCTGGCCACGGTGCGGCCCGGCGATCTGGTGCTGACCATGGGCGCCGGCGACATCTGGACGGTGGCCCGGGACCTGGCCCGGCGCCTCCAGGCGGTGACGCCGGCCTGA
- a CDS encoding acyltransferase — translation MVAAGDGQAQARCGGGRPPGEMAWSQALAAAGSGSPRPGGAGPSGGEGAWQAVPRQQRLRRHPVPPGRNSLHYWREAKSLPRVAWNFLVISLCRILPWFGVKNFLYRRLGMKVGRDVAFGLMAMVDVFWPELIEVGDNSIIGYNTVLLAHEFLIGEYRTGPVVIGRDVMIGANCTVLPGVVIGDGAVVSAHSLVNADVPPGAVVGGVPARPIGHRG, via the coding sequence ATGGTGGCGGCAGGGGACGGGCAGGCCCAGGCGCGGTGCGGAGGCGGCCGGCCGCCGGGGGAGATGGCCTGGTCCCAGGCCCTGGCGGCCGCCGGAAGCGGCAGCCCAAGGCCGGGCGGGGCCGGCCCGTCCGGCGGGGAGGGGGCCTGGCAGGCGGTGCCGCGCCAGCAGCGGCTGCGCCGGCACCCGGTGCCGCCGGGGCGCAACTCGCTGCACTACTGGCGGGAGGCCAAGAGCCTGCCCCGGGTGGCGTGGAACTTCCTGGTGATCTCCCTCTGCCGGATCCTGCCCTGGTTCGGGGTGAAGAACTTCCTCTACCGGCGCCTGGGGATGAAGGTGGGCCGGGACGTGGCCTTCGGCCTCATGGCCATGGTGGACGTCTTCTGGCCGGAACTGATCGAGGTGGGCGACAACAGCATCATCGGCTACAACACCGTGCTTCTGGCCCACGAGTTCCTCATCGGTGAGTACCGGACGGGGCCGGTGGTCATCGGCCGCGACGTGATGATCGGAGCCAACTGCACCGTCCTGCCCGGCGTGGTGATCGGCGACGGCGCCGTCGTGTCGGCCCACTCCCTGGTCAACGCCGACGTGCCCCCGGGCGCGGTGGTGGGTGGCGTGCCGGCCCGGCCCATCGGCCACCGGGGCTGA
- the tsaD gene encoding tRNA (adenosine(37)-N6)-threonylcarbamoyltransferase complex transferase subunit TsaD has product MSRPHLTLGIETSCDETSFAVVAGGRRILANVILSQTGEHGRYGGVVPELASRRHVTNAVPLLQEALARSGITLAEVDLVAVTRGPGLVGALLVGVSLAKALAWALDKPLVGVHHLAGHIYANFLAGPGDEPAPEPRYPAVALVVSGGHTDLFHLQEGGGLAWLGGTRDDAAGEAFDKVARELGLGYPGGPVIDRLAERGDPQAFPFPRAMLDDDSLDFSFSGLKTAVLYELERRGWRDPQRRGELEARLPDLAASFQQAVVDVLVAKTLRAARQVGARQIYLAGGVAANRRLRRDLEAAAREAGLNLACPPPVLCTDNGAMIAAAGYAAWRRGRRDGLELDVDPDPPLDEWF; this is encoded by the coding sequence GTGAGCCGGCCCCACCTCACCCTGGGCATCGAGACCAGCTGCGACGAGACCAGCTTCGCGGTGGTGGCGGGCGGCCGCCGCATCCTGGCCAACGTGATCCTCAGCCAGACGGGCGAGCACGGCCGCTACGGCGGCGTGGTGCCCGAACTGGCATCCCGGCGCCACGTGACCAACGCCGTGCCCCTGCTGCAGGAGGCCCTGGCCCGCAGCGGCATCACCCTGGCGGAGGTCGACCTGGTGGCGGTGACCCGCGGGCCGGGCCTGGTGGGCGCCCTGCTGGTGGGGGTCTCCCTGGCCAAGGCCCTGGCCTGGGCCCTGGACAAGCCGCTGGTGGGCGTCCACCACCTGGCGGGGCACATCTACGCCAACTTCCTGGCCGGTCCCGGGGACGAACCGGCCCCCGAGCCCCGCTACCCCGCGGTGGCGCTGGTGGTGTCGGGCGGCCATACCGACCTGTTCCACCTGCAGGAGGGCGGGGGCCTGGCCTGGCTTGGCGGCACCCGGGACGACGCCGCCGGCGAGGCCTTCGACAAGGTGGCCCGGGAGCTGGGGCTCGGCTACCCGGGCGGGCCGGTCATCGACCGCCTGGCCGAGCGGGGCGATCCCCAGGCCTTTCCTTTCCCCCGGGCCATGCTGGACGACGACTCGCTGGATTTCAGCTTCAGCGGCCTCAAGACGGCGGTGCTCTACGAGCTGGAGCGCCGGGGATGGCGCGACCCGCAGCGGCGGGGCGAGCTGGAGGCCCGCCTGCCCGACCTGGCCGCCAGCTTCCAGCAGGCCGTGGTGGACGTCCTGGTGGCCAAGACCCTGCGGGCCGCCCGGCAGGTGGGGGCGCGCCAGATCTACCTGGCCGGCGGCGTGGCGGCCAACCGGCGCCTGCGCCGGGACCTGGAGGCCGCGGCCCGGGAGGCCGGCCTGAACCTTGCCTGCCCGCCCCCGGTTCTCTGCACCGACAACGGGGCCATGATCGCGGCGGCGGGGTATGCCGCCTGGCGGCGGGGGCGCCGGGACGGGCTGGAGCTGGACGTCGATCCCGACCCGCCCCTGGACGAATGGTTTTAG
- the rimI gene encoding ribosomal protein S18-alanine N-acetyltransferase encodes MALSHDVQSQPGEIRIDPMTPGDLPLVLAIERRSFPTPWSERAFASELRDNLYADYIVARHGDRLVGYAGMWCILDEAHVTTIAVDPEFRGRGIGNRLLTALEERALRYGCRRMTLEVRVSNHVAQRLYLRHGFRPCGIRRGYYVDNGEDAIIMWRDRLDPPGPVAAEGEDAPRTGRDAGLQAGTEPATGAGAAPGGSERP; translated from the coding sequence GTGGCCCTATCCCACGACGTGCAGAGCCAGCCCGGCGAGATCCGCATCGACCCCATGACGCCGGGCGATTTGCCGCTGGTGCTGGCCATCGAGCGCCGCTCCTTCCCCACCCCCTGGTCGGAGCGGGCCTTCGCCAGCGAGCTGCGCGACAACCTCTATGCCGACTACATCGTGGCCCGCCACGGGGACCGGCTGGTGGGGTACGCGGGCATGTGGTGCATCCTGGACGAGGCCCACGTCACCACCATCGCCGTCGACCCCGAGTTCCGGGGCCGGGGGATCGGCAACCGCCTGCTCACCGCCCTGGAAGAACGGGCCCTGCGGTACGGCTGCCGGCGCATGACCCTGGAGGTGCGGGTGAGCAACCACGTGGCGCAGCGGCTCTACCTGCGCCATGGCTTCCGCCCCTGCGGGATCCGGCGGGGTTATTACGTGGACAACGGGGAGGACGCCATCATCATGTGGCGCGACCGCCTGGACCCGCCGGGACCCGTGGCGGCGGAGGGGGAGGACGCCCCGCGCACCGGACGGGATGCCGGGCTCCAGGCCGGGACGGAGCCGGCCACCGGTGCCGGCGCGGCCCCTGGCGGGAGCGAGCGCCCGTGA
- the tsaB gene encoding tRNA (adenosine(37)-N6)-threonylcarbamoyltransferase complex dimerization subunit type 1 TsaB — MTWILAIDTSGPRCGVALVRDGEPAGAEELAAPGTNRALMPAVDRLCRQAGIGPRDLGGVAVALGPGSFTGLRIGLAAAKGLAVALGCPLAGVGTLDAVALAAAGAPSAPSRDGAAGRLWLVARPARRGEFYAAIFSPGGRGAEAAGDPAAADGPAGTATSNPVAAARPAGSIPLLRRLWGPGLVSAAMLREWLAGPAAVPAVPAVPAVPAAPADASRPAGAERDTRATPGVAAGGWVLVIDPVHGAELAPGGRDGARAGREDREAQGDREDRGGRAAAAGEGPAGSAPGPGPGPRPMVVPDPGAVPLAVARLAQDRLAAGGDDPGTLAPLYLPAGSTYRPYVHPAAQPTPPSGTGRSS, encoded by the coding sequence TTGACCTGGATCCTGGCCATCGACACCTCGGGGCCCCGCTGCGGGGTGGCCCTGGTGCGGGACGGGGAGCCCGCCGGGGCGGAAGAACTGGCCGCGCCGGGCACCAACCGCGCCCTGATGCCGGCGGTGGACCGGCTCTGCCGGCAGGCCGGCATCGGCCCCCGGGATTTGGGCGGGGTGGCGGTGGCCTTGGGCCCCGGCTCCTTCACCGGCCTGCGCATCGGGCTGGCAGCGGCCAAGGGGCTGGCGGTGGCCCTGGGCTGCCCCCTGGCCGGCGTCGGGACGCTGGATGCCGTGGCCCTGGCGGCCGCTGGGGCACCCTCCGCACCCTCCCGGGACGGGGCGGCCGGCCGCCTGTGGCTGGTGGCGCGGCCCGCCCGGCGCGGGGAGTTCTACGCAGCGATCTTCTCGCCGGGCGGCCGTGGGGCCGAAGCCGCCGGTGATCCTGCCGCGGCGGACGGGCCCGCCGGGACGGCGACCAGCAACCCGGTGGCCGCGGCCCGGCCGGCAGGCAGCATCCCGCTCCTCCGGCGCCTGTGGGGTCCCGGCCTGGTGAGCGCCGCGATGTTGCGGGAATGGCTGGCCGGGCCCGCGGCGGTGCCGGCGGTACCGGCGGTGCCGGCGGTGCCCGCGGCGCCGGCCGATGCCTCCCGCCCTGCCGGCGCTGAACGCGACACCCGGGCGACCCCGGGGGTGGCGGCCGGGGGCTGGGTGCTGGTCATCGACCCGGTGCACGGGGCCGAGCTCGCGCCGGGCGGCCGGGACGGGGCCAGGGCAGGCCGGGAGGACCGGGAAGCCCAGGGAGACCGGGAGGACCGGGGTGGCCGGGCCGCGGCGGCGGGGGAGGGCCCGGCGGGTTCGGCTCCCGGCCCGGGACCGGGGCCGCGCCCCATGGTGGTGCCCGACCCCGGCGCCGTTCCCCTGGCGGTGGCCCGGCTGGCCCAGGACCGGCTGGCGGCGGGGGGCGACGACCCCGGCACCCTGGCGCCTCTGTACCTGCCCGCCGGTTCGACCTACCGGCCTTACGTGCATCCCGCTGCCCAGCCCACCCCCCCGTCCGGGACGGGGCGCAGCTCCTGA
- the tsaE gene encoding tRNA (adenosine(37)-N6)-threonylcarbamoyltransferase complex ATPase subunit type 1 TsaE, giving the protein MTGSRTVTIPSAEAMERLGEGLAAALAPGDWIALTGPLGAGKTTLVRGLARGLGYRGRVASPTFTLVHLYRGRLPLYHLDLYRLEGEEALRDVVDPAEMEASGAVVVEWADRAPGWIPAGALWLELAPLPAGEGRRVTARAQGPRAARLLDTLPGKDGGWH; this is encoded by the coding sequence GTGACGGGCTCCCGGACCGTGACGATCCCCTCCGCGGAGGCGATGGAGCGGCTGGGTGAAGGCCTGGCCGCCGCCCTGGCGCCGGGCGACTGGATCGCCCTGACCGGACCCCTGGGGGCCGGCAAGACCACCCTGGTCAGGGGACTGGCCCGCGGGCTGGGCTACCGCGGGCGGGTGGCCAGCCCCACCTTCACCCTGGTCCACCTCTACCGGGGCCGCCTGCCCCTGTATCACCTGGACCTGTACCGCCTGGAGGGCGAGGAGGCCTTGCGGGACGTGGTCGACCCGGCGGAGATGGAGGCGTCCGGCGCCGTGGTGGTGGAATGGGCCGACCGGGCGCCGGGGTGGATCCCCGCCGGAGCCCTCTGGCTGGAGCTGGCTCCCCTGCCGGCGGGGGAGGGCCGCCGGGTGACGGCCCGGGCCCAGGGGCCGCGGGCCGCGCGTCTCCTTGACACCCTCCCGGGAAAGGACGGCGGCTGGCATTGA
- a CDS encoding uracil-DNA glycosylase yields the protein MARPEAELMRIHDMATLEQVVKGCTACGLRAGCRGVVFGDGNPSARLMLIGEGPGADEDRLGRPFVGRAGQLLDRILAACGFDRQRHVYIANIVKCRPPGNRTPTPEERAACLPNLRAQMWLVQPVIVVLLGSTALQALVDPAARISRARGQWIVRDGVWYMPTYHPAALLRNPALKRECWHDFKKVIDKYRELVDPAHVAPHYPPGAEGPAPAADRRRVPAGEEPWAAGSAAAAGSAGGPVAGAAGAAAEEAAATREPEGGTPPAGSRDRVPPGDSVPSGNGVPPGDGVHQLNLFDQAGGEGGSRR from the coding sequence GTGGCACGACCGGAAGCCGAGCTGATGCGCATCCACGACATGGCGACGCTGGAGCAGGTGGTCAAAGGCTGCACCGCCTGCGGCCTGCGGGCAGGGTGCCGAGGGGTGGTCTTCGGTGACGGCAACCCGTCGGCCCGCCTGATGCTCATCGGCGAGGGGCCCGGGGCCGACGAAGACCGCCTGGGGCGGCCCTTCGTCGGCCGGGCCGGCCAGCTGCTGGACCGCATCCTGGCGGCTTGCGGGTTCGACCGGCAGCGCCACGTCTACATCGCCAACATCGTCAAGTGCCGGCCGCCCGGCAACCGCACCCCCACCCCGGAAGAACGGGCCGCCTGCCTGCCCAACCTGCGGGCCCAGATGTGGCTGGTGCAGCCCGTGATCGTGGTGCTCCTGGGATCCACCGCCCTGCAGGCGCTGGTCGACCCCGCCGCCCGCATCAGCCGGGCCCGCGGCCAGTGGATCGTCCGGGACGGGGTCTGGTACATGCCCACCTACCACCCGGCGGCCCTCTTGCGTAACCCGGCCCTGAAGCGGGAGTGCTGGCACGATTTCAAGAAGGTGATCGACAAGTACCGGGAACTGGTCGACCCGGCCCACGTGGCGCCCCACTACCCGCCGGGTGCGGAAGGGCCGGCCCCGGCGGCGGACCGGCGCCGCGTCCCGGCGGGCGAGGAACCCTGGGCGGCGGGGAGCGCCGCGGCCGCGGGGAGCGCTGGCGGGCCGGTGGCCGGCGCGGCGGGAGCCGCAGCGGAGGAAGCCGCTGCGACCCGGGAGCCCGAGGGCGGGACCCCACCGGCCGGCTCCAGGGACCGGGTTCCGCCTGGCGACAGCGTGCCGTCCGGGAACGGCGTCCCGCCCGGGGACGGCGTCCACCAGTTGAACCTCTTTGACCAGGCGGGCGGCGAGGGGGGGAGCCGCCGGTGA
- a CDS encoding asparaginase: MEPEWLVEVTRGGWVESRHAGHAVVVDKQGRVVAALGDPEHITFLRSTLKPFQALAVVAAGAAGAFGFDDAEVALMCGSHAGEPEHVERAAAMLAKLGLGPEHLACGPHPLSSPAAVEALKAAGGEPTRLHNNCSGKHAGMLALARYRGWPVEGYHRPDHPVQQAVRQLVAALTGLEPGGPRWREAVDGCGVVTFALPLVDVARMFRYLGRPDLLPPGLDHLGPALERIRRALIAHPTMIRGAGQFDTEVIRATGGAWIGKVGAEGYYAGALDTGHAVALKIADGQDRARPVAILALLGRLGLLPPGAGSLQARWGRVAVTNTRGETVGEIRPAGRLAGGPSR; the protein is encoded by the coding sequence ATGGAACCCGAATGGCTGGTGGAAGTGACCCGGGGCGGCTGGGTGGAGAGCCGCCATGCCGGTCACGCGGTGGTGGTGGACAAGCAGGGCCGGGTGGTGGCGGCCCTGGGCGATCCCGAGCACATCACCTTCCTGCGGTCAACCCTCAAGCCCTTCCAGGCCCTGGCGGTGGTGGCGGCGGGTGCCGCCGGCGCCTTCGGCTTCGATGACGCCGAGGTGGCGCTGATGTGCGGTTCCCACGCCGGGGAACCGGAGCACGTGGAACGGGCGGCCGCCATGCTGGCCAAACTGGGGCTGGGGCCGGAGCACCTGGCCTGCGGGCCCCACCCCCTGTCGAGCCCCGCGGCCGTCGAGGCCCTGAAGGCGGCGGGCGGCGAGCCCACCCGGCTGCACAACAACTGTTCGGGGAAGCACGCCGGCATGCTGGCACTGGCGCGGTACCGGGGCTGGCCGGTGGAGGGCTACCACCGGCCGGACCACCCGGTGCAGCAGGCGGTACGCCAGCTGGTGGCGGCCCTGACGGGTCTCGAGCCCGGCGGTCCCCGCTGGCGCGAGGCGGTGGACGGCTGCGGGGTGGTCACCTTTGCCTTGCCCCTGGTGGACGTGGCCCGCATGTTCCGGTACCTGGGACGCCCCGACCTCTTGCCCCCCGGTCTCGACCACCTGGGACCGGCTCTGGAACGGATTCGGCGGGCGCTGATCGCCCATCCCACCATGATCCGCGGGGCCGGCCAGTTCGACACCGAGGTCATCCGAGCCACGGGCGGGGCGTGGATCGGCAAGGTGGGGGCGGAGGGATATTACGCCGGAGCCCTCGACACCGGGCACGCCGTGGCGCTGAAGATCGCCGACGGCCAGGATCGCGCCCGGCCCGTGGCCATTCTGGCCCTGCTGGGGCGGCTGGGCCTCCTGCCGCCGGGGGCCGGGTCCCTCCAGGCGCGGTGGGGCCGGGTGGCGGTGACCAACACCCGGGGTGAGACGGTGGGCGAGATCCGGCCGGCGGGCCGACTGGCCGGCGGGCCCTCGAGGTAG